In Sphaerisporangium krabiense, the DNA window CTTGCCGCCGCACGACACGAACCGCTCGGCGGTCTCCAGGAGCTGGGTGCGGTGCTCGCGGTCGTACGCCAGCAGCCTCCCGATGATCTTGTCGATGAAGTCGTCGACGTCCTCGGCGGCCGACGCCGCCAGCAGGAAGCGGTACGCGCCGAAGTCGTCGAGGTGGACCACCCCGTACTGCCGGAGACGCTCGGCCAGCTCGACCGCCAGCCCGCACTCGCGCCAGGCCCGCGGATACTGCTCCAGCTCCACGCACGGGCCCGCCCAGCCGACCGTGACGTCCCTGCCGAGCACCTGCTCGGCCCGGGCGCGCACCGCGTTGAGCCCGTGCGTCAGCCGCTGCCCGTCCGGAACCGACTCGGCCGGGACCAGCACGGCCAGCCCGGCGCCGGCCCGGACCGTCAGCGCCCCCTGCCACTGGCCGATCACCGGCCGGAGCGACCGGATCAGCGACTCCCACTCCGCCGCGGCCGGCGCCGGCCGCGCCCGCACGGCCACCAGGTGCATGGGCCGCCCGAGCGGCAGGCCCAGCGACGAGGCGCGCACGAGCAGGTCCTCGCGGCGGGTCCACTCGCCCGACAGCAGCGGGTCGATGACGCCCACCCCCAGGTCCTGCTCGGTCTGGTGGCGGATCAGGTCGCGCATGAGCACCGCCGTGACGGCGGAGCGGAGCTGGGACAACGGCGGGTGGGCCGGCTCGTACGCCGCGGCGGACGTCCGCAGGAACACGGCCGTGCCGAGGACGTTCACGCCGTCGAGCACCTGGGTGACGCGCAGCCACACGTCCCGCTCGCCGAGGGCGCCGATGCGCACGGGGCTCTGCGGCACGGCCTGCTCGTGCCGGTCCAGCGCGGCGGCCTCGACCGCGGCGCGGGCGACGTCACCGGCGACGGCGGCCCACGCGGCGGCGTCGTACGCCCCCGGGTCGGGGCTGACACCGCTGTAGACCACCCGCGCGTCGCCGTCCAGGATCGTCATCGACTCGCCGGTCATGGACTGGACGAGGTCGTACACGGCGGCCGAGCTCTGCCCCCTGATCAGCGCGTCGAGCACCGACGCCTGCATGGCCTGGCCGCGCGCCATCGTGGTCACGGCCGCCTGGGCCGCCGCGGCCTGGCGCGCGTTGCGGGCCGCCAGGGACGCCAGCTCGGCCACCGTGCGCAGGAACGGCAGCTGGTGCGGGTCGTCGGTCAGGTTGCGGTCGCTCTGGACGCACAGCACCATGGGCCGCCCGTCGACGTCCCCCGTGCTGAGCGGCAGCACCACGCCGCACACGTAGCCCCGGTGCCGGGCGTCCGCCGCGTACGCGGGGTAGCGCCGCTGGTTCTGCGCGTCGGCGATCACGACGGGTTCGTCGCCGGTGACCGCGTCCAGGGCGGGGATGCCGTCCAGGGTCCAGCGGGTCTGCCGCCCGGCGGCGCTGTACTCCAGCTTGTCGCGCCGGGCGACGACCTCGGCCTGGTTCGCGGCGACGTCCACGACGTCGATCCAGCAGATCTGCCACGGCGTCAGGTCGCAGACGGCGTCGACCACCGTCTGCAGCACGCTGTCGAGCTTGAGGTCGGAGTTGACGCTGGCCGCGACCCTGCGCAGGCTCTGCAACAGCTCCACCGCGTCGGCGCCGCCGGCCGTGGCCCTCGAAACCACCGCATCCTCCCCGTGTCCCACAGACGCCGACCGGACCACGGCTCCCCCGGTCCGCCGGCGTCCTCGGCGAACTCTAACCAACGCGTCCGGTCACCCGTACCGCCGCGCGACCGCGCCGTTCACCGTGACCGCGTCCACGGCGATCGACGAGATCTCGCCGGGCGCGGCGTCGCGGGGGTCGGCGGCCAGCACGACGAGGTCGGCGCGCCTGCCCACCTCGATCGAGCCGCGGTCGGTGAGGCCCATCGCCGCGGCGGCGGACGAGGTGTGCATCTCCAGCGCCTCCATCACCGTGATCCGCTGGCCGGGGTTGACCTCCTCCCCCACGCACGACACGCGGGTGACCGCGCACTGCACGCCGAACAGGGGGTTGAACTGGAGGAGCTCGGAGCCGGCGCCGTCGGAGCTGGAGCAGACGCGCCACCCGCGGTCGATCAGGTCGCGGAAGCGGAACATGCCCGGGAACGCGTAGTCGCCCATGGAGCGGGGGATGAAGCTGCCCATCGTGTAGATGAACCCGGCCTGCGGGATCGGGACGGCCCCGGCGCGCCGCCAGTGGTCCAGCGTCGCGTCGTCGGTGAGCACGTTGCCCGCGTGCTCCAGGCGGACCGGCGGGCGCCCGTCCGCGTCCCCGCCCCGGGCGGTGAGCGCGGCCCGGCACAGTTCGCGCTGCGCGCGCTCGCCGTTGACGTGCGCGGTCACCTGGAGGTCCAGCTCGTCGGTCGTCCGGATCAGGTCCGCGAGGTCGCCGGCGGTGTAGGCCATGCGGCCGGACTGCGGCTCGCCGTCCCGCTCCTGCGCGTACGGCCGCAGCACGGCGGCGCCCGCGGCCGAGAACCCGCCGTCCACGAAGATCTTGATGCCGCGGTACCGGAAGGCCGGGTTGGAGGGGTCGTCGAGCCGGCCGGCGCGGCGCGCGTCGAACAGCTCGCCCAGGGGCAGCGTGCCGGGCGCCCAGACGAAGGCGTCCACCGCCATCGGCAGCCGCGCCGTGCCCGCCAGCTCCGCCAGCAGCCGCGCGCCCGCCATGCTGGTGGTGATCTCACCGGCCGTCGTGACCCCGTACCGGGTCAGGTACCGCTCGGCGGTCTCCTCGACGGCCTGCGCCAGCTCGGCCTCGGTCAGGCTCGGGATCGGCAGGGCGTAGAACAGCTCGTGCAGCTCGCCGGTCGGCCGCCCGGCGGCGTCGCGGCCGATGTAGGCGTCGCCGGTCTCCGGCAGGGCGCCGACGTCGATGAGCTCCAGCCCGCGGCTGTTGACCACGGTGACGTGGGCGCCGAAGCGCACGGCCACGGGGAAGGCGGTGCTGACCCGGTCCAGGTCCTCGCGGGTGGGCAGGCGCTGCTCGGCGAACCGCCGCCCGGCGAACAGCCCGCCCTGGCCGACCAGCCACCCGCCGCGCTGCTCGCGCAGGTGGGCGTGCGCGCGGAGCTGTTCGATCAGCTCCTCGATGCTCCCGCAGGGCGGGGTGTGGCAGTCCACGGCGCCCCACATCGCGAGCGCGGCCATCTCGATGTGGACGTGCGGGTCGACGAAGCCGGGCAGCAGCGGCCGGTCGCCGACGTCGGTCACGGGGAGGCCGGCGGGCGGTGCGACGCCGGCCGGGAGGATCGCGGCGATCCGGCCGTCGCGGACCACGACGGATCCGTCGAGGACGGTGGCCGCGGCGTCCATCGTCATGATCCGCCGGGACGAGATGGTCATGCTGCCGGGTGCGATGCTCACTGTGCGGGCTCCTGTGGAGGTACGGGACGCAGGACCGTCCGGGTGTCGAGGAACTCGCGCAGCCCCTCGACGCCGTTCTCCCGGCCGTAGCCGGAGTGCTTGACGCCGCCGAACGCGGCCTTGGGGTGCGAGACGCCGCCCCGGTTGACGGCGACCATGCCCGCGTCGAGGCCAGCCGCCAGCAGGCCGGTCTCGGCGGCGTCGCCGAAGACGTAGGAGGCGAGCCCGTACTCGGTGGCGTTCGCCAGCTCCAGGGCCGCGCCGAGATCGTCGCCGGGGTAGGGGACCACCGGCAGCACGGGGCCGAAGAGCTCCTCGGCGCAGACGCCCGCGGCGGGGTCGGGCCCGAGCACGACGGTCGCGGCGACGGCCGCGCCGGGCGTGCCGGGCGCGACGCCCCCGGTGACGACGGCGCCGCCGTGCGGGCCCTCGGCCAGACGGCGCAGCCGGTCCGCGGACTCCCGGCCGATCACGGGCCCGAGGCGGGCCGACTCCTCCCACGGGTCGGTGACGGTGGTCGCCTCGGCGGCGGCGCGGAACAGCTCGTAGACGCCGGCCGCGGCGGACTCGGGCACCAGCACGCGGTTGGGCGAGGTGCAGGCCTGGCCGTTGTTGAAGATCTTGGCCTGCCAGATCGTGCGGACGGCCTCCTCCAGGTCGGCGCTCGGGCAGATCACGGCGGGCGCGTTGCCGCCCAGCTCCAGGCCGACGCGCGGGAAGTGGGTGGTGCTGGCCGCGAGCACCTTCCGCCCCACCGCGGTCGAACCGGTGAACGAGATCTTGCGGAGCCGGGGGTCGCCGGTCAGCGCGGCGAGGATCTCGGCGGACCGGTGCGAGGGGACGACCGAGCCGACGCCCTCGGGCAGCCCGGCCGTCAGCAGCCCCTCCACCAGGGACATCGCGGTCAGCGGGGTGCGCTCGGAGGGCTTGAGCACGAAGGCGCACCCGGCGAGCAGCGCCGAGACCACCTTGCGGCTCGCCATCGCGAGCGGGAAGTTCCACGGCGTGATGAGCAGCGCGGGCCCGACCGGCGCGCGGAGCGTGGTGATCCGGGCGGACCGGTCGCCGTCCTCGTGCGCCTCGACGGCGGCGGGGGCGCACGCCAGCAGCTCGTCCACGACGGCGCCGGCGACCGCGACCTCCGCGCGGGCGTCGGTGATGGTCTTGCCGGTCTCCAGCACGATCAGCCGGGCCAGCGCCTCCGCCTCCGCGGCCAGGAACGCCCGGTAGCCGCGCACGACGGCCGCCCGTTCGGCCAGGGGGGCGCGCGCCCAGGCGGGCTGCGCGGCGGCCGCGGCGTCCAGGGCGCGCAGCGCGTGCTCCGGGGAGGCGACCGCGACCGGCCAGGCGGCGGGACCCACCGGGCCGCGGTTCTCGGCGAGGTCGCCGCGATCGACGCCGACGATCCGCGAACCGATGATCAGCGTGCCGAGCAGGTGCGCGGGCAGGTCCGGGTGGGACGGCATCAGCGCGCCACGGCGGGTTCGCCGAGCGACGCGGCGATCTCGCCGAACAGCTCGATGGACCGCAGCGTGAGCTCCTGCGGAGCGCCGAACGTCAGGTTCAGGTTCAGCAGGTCCACCCCGGCGTCGCGGTAGAAGCGCATCTTGTCGCGCACCTGGCCGGGGGTGCCGACCAGCAGGGTGGCGCGCAGCTCGTCCAGGGTCGGCTCGTCCGGGCCGGGGACCGGCCGGACGATCCCGCGCGCGTCGGCGTTCTGGGTGAAGTCGTGGAGCTGCCGGTGGATGCGCCAGCCTTCGAGGATCTCGCGGAGCCGGGGCTCCACCTCGGCCTCGTCCTCGACGACGAAGGCGTAGCGGGTCATGCCGAGCTGGGTGCGGCCGGCGAGCCCCGCCTTGGCCTGCCCGCGCTTGAACGCCTCGACGACCTTCGCCGCGTGGTCGTCGTCCCAGAGGAAGAGCGAGTTGAGGACGTTGTAGCCGCGGGCGGCGGCGTCCTCGACGGCCGCGGGCGCCTGGGAGCCCACCCAGATCGGCGGGTGCGGGAGCTGGCGGGGACGCGGCCAGACGTAGGCGCCCTCGAAGTTCACGTACTCGCCCGTGAAGGACGCGCCGGCGTCGCCGGTGAGCCAGAGGGCGCGGACCGCGTCGAGCGTCTCGATGAAGCGCGGCAGGCTGGTCCTGAAGTCGATGCCGAAGATGTCGAACTCGTACTTGTAGGCGCCGCGGGCCACGCCGAAGTCCAGCCGTCCGCCGGTCAGGTGGTCGGTCGCCGCGACCTCGGCGGCGAGCTGGAGCGGCGCGTGGTACGGCAGCACGACGACCGCGGTGCCCACCCGGCACTCCACGTGCTGGGCGATGGCGGCGGCCTGGATCAGCGCCGAGGGGGCGGGCAGGAACTGCACCAGATGGTGCTCGGGCACCCATACGCGGGCGAACCCCGCGCGGTCCGCGGCGACCGCGCAGGCGAGCATCCGGTCGTAGACGCCTTCGTACTGGGCGTCGTCGTTCACCTGGTAGGAGAGGAAAAGTCCGAGGTCCATGCCGATCCGATCTCTAGTGTCTTTTCTGTGAGGCTCTGGGCGTCGATGGCGCGAAACCTCCGTACGGTCCGTCGTCCGCGGGTCGGAGGTGTCCTAGGACACGGCGCGCTCGTAATCGCCGGCGTGGTCGGCGGTCCACGGTGACTCCCGCTCGATCTTGGCGATGCGGCCCGCGCCCAGGTTGAGGTAGATGCCGAAGCGGTCGCTCACCCGCTCGTCGAAGTACCGGCGCAGGATCACCTGCATCGAGGAGTGCGACAGCTCGGCCCACGGGATCTCGTCCTCCGCGAACAGGCGCAGGTCCCGGGTCTGCTCGGGCAGCACGCTCGGCCGGGCCCGGTAGACGTGGCAGGTCTCCGACTCGCTGAGGTCGATCGCCGAGTAGAGGAACTCCGGCTCGATGACCTGCCCCATCAGGGCGCGCGAGGTGTCGACGAGCGCGGCGGACATGGTGGGGCCCGCCTGGAGGGGGCCCACGGGAAGGCGCCACGCGCCGGTCGCGGCGTCCCGGGACAGCAGGATCCTGGCGTCGTACTCGACGAGCCAGCCGACGAGGATCCGCCGGCCCGGCCGCCGCTCGCCCACGGGGGTGTCCACGCCCGCGGTCGTGAAGAACGACCCGTCGCAGTAGCCGAGCGGCGCGCTCTGCCCGAGCGCGCACTCCTCCACCGCGCCGACCAGCATCACGTGGTCGCCGATGTCCACCCGGGTGTGGACGGAGCAGGCCAGCGTGGCGGCCGCCCCGGACATCAGGATCGCCCCCGGGTGGTCCTCCCGGGTCGCGAGGCCGGTGAACTTGTCGTCGAGCGGCGTCGCGAACCGGACGGCGAGATCGCGCTGGTGCTCGGCCAGGATGCTGACGCCGAACATCCCGCATCCCGAGAAGGCGGAGAAGCTGCCCGCCCGCCGGTCGACGCACACCGAGATCAGCGGCGGGGTCAGCGAGACGGACGTGAACGAGTTCGCCGTCATGCCCCACGGCCGCCCCGCGTCGTCGCGGGTCGTGACGACCGTGACGCCGGTGGGGAAGCGGCCCATGGTGCGCCGGAAGAGCAGGGGGTCGTTCACGAGTCGTCTCCTTCGGCCGGCGGCCAGTGCCGGTGCCCATCGGCCACGTCGGTGCCCGCGCCGAAGAGCACGGTCAGATGCGCCATCGGCGTGTCACGGCCGGCGCCGTGATAGTGCGGGAGGCCGGCCGGGACGACCACGACGTCCCCGGGGCCGACCACGACGTCCCGGCCCGGACGGCCGATGTGCCCGCTCCCCTCCGTGACGATCAGGATCTGGTCGCCCTCGTGGGTGTGCAGCCGCGTCCGGGCGCCGGCGTCGAAGCGCACGAGCGCCGACCGGACCTGGCTCTCCCGCATCGCGGTGATGGACGCGGCGATCTCCGCGACGGGGCCGGAGCGGACCCGCCCGCCCTCGAAGATGTCACTGTCACTCGGGCGCAGGTCCGCGGTGTCGTGGCGGAAGACCACCATGTCGCGGCCCACGTCGGCGGCCGAACCGGCCATGCGCAGCCTCCCATGCGTGTCACCGCCCCCTGGCGGCGAGGTCTCCACGTTAGGAAGCAAGGAAAGCCACGGGCATCGTAGGAACCATATGGATCCCACGCCGTGCCGTCCGTCGTTATGCAGGGCAGGTCAAAGGTGATCAGTGCGGGTCCCGCCCGGAACGCCGCGCCCGCCGAGTGTTCCTGCGGATGCTAGGAACGGCGGGCCTATGTGTCCTGTATTACAGCGGGGTGCACGGCGCCGCGCCTCACCTAAACTCCCTGCCTAACGGAAAGCCGCGGCACGCAGGACGATGAGGCGGGAACGTATGGAGCACACGCGGGCGGTCATCACCCTCGAGGGGATCCGCAAGTCGTACGGGTCGTTCGTCGCCCTGAACGAGGTGTCCCTGTCGGTGGACGCGGGCGAGACGGTGTGCGTCATCGGGCCGAGCGGCTCGGGCAAGTCCACGCTGCTGCGGTGCTGCAACCTGCTCGAAATCCCCGACGCCGGCGCCGTGCGCGTCGGCGGGGTCGAATACTTCCCGCTCGCGGCGTCGGCGCGGGAACGCTCCACGTCGCTGCGGGGGCTGCGCACCCGCACGGCGATGGTGTTCCAGAGCTTCGAGCTCTTCCCCCATCTGTCCGCGCTCGACAACGTCGCGCTGGCCCCGGTCCAGGTCAAGGGCTCGGATCGGGCCGCGGCCGGCCGGGCGGCCCGGTCGCTGCTCGAACGCGTCGGCCTGCGCGACTTCACCGAGGCCCGCCCGTCCACCCTCTCCGGCGGCCAGGCGCAGCGCGTCTCGATCGCGCGGGCGCTGGCCATGGAGCCGGAGGTCCTGCTGTTCGACGAGCCGACGTCGGCGCTGGACCCGGAGATGGTCGGCGAGGTGCTGGAGATCATGCGCGAGCTGGCCACGTCCGGGGCGACCATGCTGGTCGTCACCCATGAGATGCGCTTCGCGCGCGAGGTGGCGACCCGGGTGGTCGTCATGGACCGCGGGGAGATCGTCGAGACCGGCACGCCGGACGAGATCTTCGAACGCCCGCGACACGAACGGACCCAGCGGTTCCTCCAGGCGCTGTCGCGCTCGGGCTACGCGGTCTGACGGCCGCCCCAGGAATTCGTACCGGAACCACACCATTGGAGTTGACTCATTCATGCGTACGAGGCGTATGGCGATGGGCCGCGCGCGCCGGCTGGGCGCCGTGGTCGCGCTCGCCGGGCTGCTGGCGGCGACGGGCTGTGGCGGGTCGGACGAGGAGGCCGCCGCGGGCGACCTGCCGTTCAAAGTGATCAAGCCCGGCCATCTCACGGTCACCTACTCCGAGAGCTACCTGCCCAAGATCGCCTCAGGCGACGGCGGCAAGCTCGAAGGGTACGAAGGATTCCTGATCGGCAAGGTCGCCGAGAAGTACGGCCTGAAGCTGCAGCCGATGCCGACCGAGTTCGCCTCGCAGATCCTCTCCGTGCAGCAGGGCCGGGCCGACGTCGGCACCGGCATCTACTACACCGAGGAACGGGCCAAGCAGGTCTTCTACACCCGGCCCAACATCACCGACCGGCTGGGCGCGCTGACGCTCAAGAGCACGAAGTACGACAACGTGGACAGCCTCAAGGGCAAGCCGATCGCGTCCGTGAACGGGTTCTCCTACAACTCCTACCTCTTCGACTACTACGGGAAGGAGAACGTGAAGCTCTTCCCGTCCTACGCCGAGGCGTCCCAGGCGGTGCTGGGCGGCCAGGTCGTCGCGTTCATGGGCTCGACCGGAACCGCGCCCGGGATCATCAGGTCGCATCCGGACCTGACCCTGCAGACGTTCGCCGACGGCGACTTCTCACTGCCGGAGAACGTCGCGAAGTCGGCCACCTACGAGTACGTCAACTGCAAGAACCCCGGCCTCGCCGACGCCATCGACCAGGTGTACCAGGAGCTCGTGTCCTCCGGCGAGTGGCAGAAGCAGCTCGACCAGTGGCAGGTCGGCGGCGCCGAGTACACGCCTCCCGCCGAGCGGCCGACCCAGCACTGCGCCTGATGGCTGACTGGTTCGGCTTCCTGCTCGAAGGTCTGTGGACGACCCTGCTGCTGGTCGTCCTGAGCACGGTGCTGACGTTCGCCCTGGCCGTGCCGCTCGCCGTGTGGCGGATCAGCCCGCGCCGGTCGGTGCGCGCGCTGTCAGGGACGTTCGTCGAGATCTTCCGCAGCATCCCGCTCCCGGTGCTGCTGGCGGCGCTGTACTTCGGGTTCGGCCCCAAGCTCAAGGGGCTCGGCCTGGACGCGTTCGAGCTGGTGGTGATCGCCATCGTCCTCAACGAGTCCGCCTACATCGCGGAGGTCTTCAAGGGCCTGCTGCGGTCGGTCCCGATCGGGCAGTGGCAGGCGGCGGCCAGCCTCGGGATGCGGCGGTGGCAGGCGCTCCGCCTGGTGATCCTTCCCCGGCTCCGGCGCCCGGCCCTGCCGCACGCCGTCAACGGGTTCATCTATATCGTCAAGGGCAGCGCATTGGCCTCCATCATCACGGTCCCCGAGCTGACGTTGCACGCGAACCAGCTCATGATCGAGACGTTCCGCCCGCTGGAGGTGTACGCCCTCGTCGGCGTCATCTACCTCGCCATCAACATCCCCGTGTCCTACCTCGGGCGGCTCGCCGAAGGCGGCCGGGCACGGCGCGGGAGCAGGCGGGCCGCGGCGGAACCGGTCGCGCCGGTGGTGGGTGGCTGATGGACCTCTACATCCGCCTCATCACCGAGGCGCTCCCCGTGACGGTCGGCGTGAGCGCGGTGGCCTGGCTGCTCGGCACGGTCCTCGGCACCGGGCTCGGGCTCGCGGGCCTGAGCCGGCGCCGCTGGCTGCGCGAGACGCAGTTCTTCGTCAGCACGCTCCTGCGCAGCCTGCCCGAGCTGCTGGCGATCTACCTGCTGTTCTACGGCATCACCGCGCACGGCGTCGAGCTGACGCCGTTCACCGCGACCGTCCTCGCCCTCGGCGTCACCCAGGCCGGTTTCTGGGCCGAGGCCGTCCGGGGCGGCGTGCAGGTCGTGGGCGTGCGCCAGTTCGAGGCCGCGTACTCGCTCGGCCTGACCACGGGCCAGACGTACCGGAAGGTGATCTTCCCGCAGCTGGTCTCCGCGCTGACCTCGCCCGGCCTGAACATGTTCGTCGCGCTGACCAAGCTGACCGCGATCGCCGCGGCGGTGGGCCTGCCCGAGCTGCTGCACACCGGCCGGTCGGTGATGGACCGCACCTACGACGTCCTGCCCGTGGTCGTCGCCCTGGCCGTCACCTACCTGATGCTCACGATCCCGCTCACCTTCCTGGTCAAGGCGGCCGAGTCCCGCTGGCACAGGCGGACCACCCGCCAGAGCATGCCGCTGTTCTCCTGAGGACGGGGCCGAACGCCTCGGCCGAAAGGGGCCTACGTCCCTGTCCCGCGGGGGCCTCCGGGCGATGTGCTGGAAGAGGCCGTCCACCCGCGAGGGAGCCGAGCATGCGGAAGAAAGTGCGGGACGTCATGACCGTCAAGGTCGCGTCCGTCAACGGGAGCACGCCGTTCAAGGATGTCGCCGAAATCCTGATCCACCACGAGGTCAGCGCGGTCCCGGTCGTCGACGGCGAGGGGCACGTCCTCGGCATGATCTCCGAGGCGGACCTGCTCCGCAAGGAGGAGTTCAAGCGGCAGTACTACACCGAGGGCTATCACCTGCCGCTCGGCGCGCGGTTGCGCGAGAGGCTCACGGGCCGCGGCCCGGGGGCCGAGGACCGGGCGCGCGGCGACACGGCGGCCGAGCTCATGACCAGCCCGGCCGTCACGATCAAGGACTACGCCTCGGTGGTCACCGCGGCCCGCCGGATGAGCGCGAACGGCGTCAAGCGCCTGCCGGTCGTGGACGACGAGGGGCGCCTGCGGGGCATCGTCAGCCGCCACGACCTGCTGGCGGTGTTCCTCAGGACCGACGAGGAGATCGCCGCGGAGATCGAGGACGACGTCGTCGGCGCCCTGTGGCCGTACCGGCCCGAGGTGGAGGTGTCGGTGAAGGACGGCGTCGTGACCCTGACCGGGCACATGGCCACCGCCCGCGACGCGCGGCTGCTGACCCAGATGGCCGGGCGGGTCAACGGGGTGGTCGACGTGGTGGACGCGCTGCGCGGCGGCCCGGCCGACCGGCCGCACGCCCGGGGGACGGAGGCGTCATGAACCTCGACCGGCTGACGGCCGCCGACGTGATGAGCCGGGTCCTGGTCACCGTCGGGCCGGAGGAGTCGCCGCTGATCGCCTGGGAGATCATGCGCAGGGGAGGCGTCCACCACCTGCCCGTGATCGACGACCGGCTGCGGCTGCACGGCGTGCTCACCCGCGAGCAGGTCGCCGCGCACTGGTCGGGAGGCCCCGCCGTGCAGTCCGCCGGCCAGGTGAGGGACCTGCTGGCCGGCCGGGCGTGCCCGCACGTGTCGCCCTCCACCACCGTGCCGGCGATCGCCGCCGCCATGGTGGACCACGGCGTCGACGTGCTGCCCGTGATCGGCCGATCGGAGACGCTGGAAGGGCTGGTCACGGCCACCGACGTGCTCCGCGCGGTCGCGGGGCGCCCCACCCCCTCCCCCGCGCACACCGACATCGCCACGGGCCTGTTCCGGCTGGAACCCGTCGTCCCGCCGCGCCGCGACGAGCCGCCGTCGGACACCTGAGGTGAACTGATTACCCGTCCGGCACCGACACAGGGTGGTGATCGTGTTACTTGTAGTGACTAGTCATGAATGCCGAGGGCCGGTCGCGCGGGGAGCCACGCTGGGGGGCGTGGCTCTGCGTGCTGGTCGGCGTCATCACGGTCGCCCACCTGTGGACGCACGTCACCGCCCCGCACCAGCACGGCCTCCAGCTCGGCGCGCCGGTGGTGGACTCCTGCCCCGACAACCCGCCGCACGACCACCACGACGAGTCCGCCCACCCCGAGGTGTTCCTGCCGCCCGCCTGGGGCTGCGCGGTCCCGGCGCAGGCCCCGGCCGTCCTGGTCGTCCCCGCCGTCACCCCGGCCCCCGTCTCCGCCGCTCCACGGGAGCGGCCGGGCCGCGCCCCGCCGCGCTGTCACCGGGAGAGGGCCGCGCTGACGCACACGCTTGAGATCTGCCGTCGCTGACGGCCGGCGAGCCGCTGTCCGGACCGGGCACCGGGCTCGCTCGCCGTGCCGATCATCCAGCGACGCCGGCGCCGACCGCGCCGGAGAGAGCGTGCGTCACCATGTCGACCCTTTCACCTGATATCGCCTTCCCCGCCGTCGCCCATCTGGTGGGCAACACCCCCGTCCGCCGTATCTCCGAACCGTTCTCCCCCGCCGGCCGGGGCTTCTGGGCCAAGCTCGAAGGGGCCAACCCCGGCGGCGTCAAGGACCGCGCCGCCCGGCACATCATCGAGCGCGCGCGAGCCCGCGGCGACCTGGCCCCCGGCGCGACGATCGTCGAGTCCACGTCCGGCACGTTCGGGCTGGGCCTCGCGCTGGCCGCGATCACGCACGGCCACCCCCTCACCGTGGTCACCGACCCCGGCATGGAGGCGATCG includes these proteins:
- a CDS encoding cupin domain-containing protein — encoded protein: MAGSAADVGRDMVVFRHDTADLRPSDSDIFEGGRVRSGPVAEIAASITAMRESQVRSALVRFDAGARTRLHTHEGDQILIVTEGSGHIGRPGRDVVVGPGDVVVVPAGLPHYHGAGRDTPMAHLTVLFGAGTDVADGHRHWPPAEGDDS
- a CDS encoding amidohydrolase, with the protein product MSIAPGSMTISSRRIMTMDAAATVLDGSVVVRDGRIAAILPAGVAPPAGLPVTDVGDRPLLPGFVDPHVHIEMAALAMWGAVDCHTPPCGSIEELIEQLRAHAHLREQRGGWLVGQGGLFAGRRFAEQRLPTREDLDRVSTAFPVAVRFGAHVTVVNSRGLELIDVGALPETGDAYIGRDAAGRPTGELHELFYALPIPSLTEAELAQAVEETAERYLTRYGVTTAGEITTSMAGARLLAELAGTARLPMAVDAFVWAPGTLPLGELFDARRAGRLDDPSNPAFRYRGIKIFVDGGFSAAGAAVLRPYAQERDGEPQSGRMAYTAGDLADLIRTTDELDLQVTAHVNGERAQRELCRAALTARGGDADGRPPVRLEHAGNVLTDDATLDHWRRAGAVPIPQAGFIYTMGSFIPRSMGDYAFPGMFRFRDLIDRGWRVCSSSDGAGSELLQFNPLFGVQCAVTRVSCVGEEVNPGQRITVMEALEMHTSSAAAAMGLTDRGSIEVGRRADLVVLAADPRDAAPGEISSIAVDAVTVNGAVARRYG
- a CDS encoding aldehyde dehydrogenase family protein, translating into MPSHPDLPAHLLGTLIIGSRIVGVDRGDLAENRGPVGPAAWPVAVASPEHALRALDAAAAAQPAWARAPLAERAAVVRGYRAFLAAEAEALARLIVLETGKTITDARAEVAVAGAVVDELLACAPAAVEAHEDGDRSARITTLRAPVGPALLITPWNFPLAMASRKVVSALLAGCAFVLKPSERTPLTAMSLVEGLLTAGLPEGVGSVVPSHRSAEILAALTGDPRLRKISFTGSTAVGRKVLAASTTHFPRVGLELGGNAPAVICPSADLEEAVRTIWQAKIFNNGQACTSPNRVLVPESAAAGVYELFRAAAEATTVTDPWEESARLGPVIGRESADRLRRLAEGPHGGAVVTGGVAPGTPGAAVAATVVLGPDPAAGVCAEELFGPVLPVVPYPGDDLGAALELANATEYGLASYVFGDAAETGLLAAGLDAGMVAVNRGGVSHPKAAFGGVKHSGYGRENGVEGLREFLDTRTVLRPVPPQEPAQ
- a CDS encoding amino acid ABC transporter ATP-binding protein, with product MEHTRAVITLEGIRKSYGSFVALNEVSLSVDAGETVCVIGPSGSGKSTLLRCCNLLEIPDAGAVRVGGVEYFPLAASARERSTSLRGLRTRTAMVFQSFELFPHLSALDNVALAPVQVKGSDRAAAGRAARSLLERVGLRDFTEARPSTLSGGQAQRVSIARALAMEPEVLLFDEPTSALDPEMVGEVLEIMRELATSGATMLVVTHEMRFAREVATRVVVMDRGEIVETGTPDEIFERPRHERTQRFLQALSRSGYAV
- a CDS encoding LLM class flavin-dependent oxidoreductase → MDLGLFLSYQVNDDAQYEGVYDRMLACAVAADRAGFARVWVPEHHLVQFLPAPSALIQAAAIAQHVECRVGTAVVVLPYHAPLQLAAEVAATDHLTGGRLDFGVARGAYKYEFDIFGIDFRTSLPRFIETLDAVRALWLTGDAGASFTGEYVNFEGAYVWPRPRQLPHPPIWVGSQAPAAVEDAAARGYNVLNSLFLWDDDHAAKVVEAFKRGQAKAGLAGRTQLGMTRYAFVVEDEAEVEPRLREILEGWRIHRQLHDFTQNADARGIVRPVPGPDEPTLDELRATLLVGTPGQVRDKMRFYRDAGVDLLNLNLTFGAPQELTLRSIELFGEIAASLGEPAVAR
- a CDS encoding flavin reductase produces the protein MNDPLLFRRTMGRFPTGVTVVTTRDDAGRPWGMTANSFTSVSLTPPLISVCVDRRAGSFSAFSGCGMFGVSILAEHQRDLAVRFATPLDDKFTGLATREDHPGAILMSGAAATLACSVHTRVDIGDHVMLVGAVEECALGQSAPLGYCDGSFFTTAGVDTPVGERRPGRRILVGWLVEYDARILLSRDAATGAWRLPVGPLQAGPTMSAALVDTSRALMGQVIEPEFLYSAIDLSESETCHVYRARPSVLPEQTRDLRLFAEDEIPWAELSHSSMQVILRRYFDERVSDRFGIYLNLGAGRIAKIERESPWTADHAGDYERAVS
- a CDS encoding helix-turn-helix domain-containing protein, translating into MVSRATAGGADAVELLQSLRRVAASVNSDLKLDSVLQTVVDAVCDLTPWQICWIDVVDVAANQAEVVARRDKLEYSAAGRQTRWTLDGIPALDAVTGDEPVVIADAQNQRRYPAYAADARHRGYVCGVVLPLSTGDVDGRPMVLCVQSDRNLTDDPHQLPFLRTVAELASLAARNARQAAAAQAAVTTMARGQAMQASVLDALIRGQSSAAVYDLVQSMTGESMTILDGDARVVYSGVSPDPGAYDAAAWAAVAGDVARAAVEAAALDRHEQAVPQSPVRIGALGERDVWLRVTQVLDGVNVLGTAVFLRTSAAAYEPAHPPLSQLRSAVTAVLMRDLIRHQTEQDLGVGVIDPLLSGEWTRREDLLVRASSLGLPLGRPMHLVAVRARPAPAAAEWESLIRSLRPVIGQWQGALTVRAGAGLAVLVPAESVPDGQRLTHGLNAVRARAEQVLGRDVTVGWAGPCVELEQYPRAWRECGLAVELAERLRQYGVVHLDDFGAYRFLLAASAAEDVDDFIDKIIGRLLAYDREHRTQLLETAERFVSCGGKYQETSVKLHVHVSTLRYRLDRITELIGRDLGDEEARFEIILATRLHRLRSASLQPPSVQGPAAD